The proteins below are encoded in one region of Polynucleobacter sp. AP-Elch-400A-B2:
- a CDS encoding sulfurtransferase TusA family protein, producing the protein MEFNLEVDAIGMNCPLPILRTKKALATMQSGEVLKVKATDAGAAHDFPAFAKQTGNELLASTTEGDVLVFFLKRR; encoded by the coding sequence ATCGAATTTAATCTCGAGGTTGATGCGATTGGCATGAATTGCCCGCTCCCAATCTTGCGCACCAAGAAGGCCCTAGCGACTATGCAATCAGGCGAAGTTTTGAAAGTGAAGGCCACGGATGCTGGTGCTGCGCATGACTTTCCTGCATTTGCTAAGCAGACCGGCAATGAACTACTTGCCAGTACTACTGAGGGTGACGTATTGGTTTTCTTCCTCAAGAGAAGATAA
- the galU gene encoding UTP--glucose-1-phosphate uridylyltransferase GalU translates to MPLSTKAVTKVVFPVAGLGTRFLPATKASPKEMLNVVDKPLIQYAVEEAIAAGITEMIFVTGRSKRAIEDHFDKAYELEAELEAKNKTALLEIVRSVKPSHVDCVYVRQPEALGLGHAVLCAEKLVRDEPFAIILADDLLDGQPPVLKQMLKVFDEQNGSVLAVEKIDPSKSSSYGIISGAEVSKGIYRLNGIVEKPQPKDAPSNLAVVGRYVLSSDIFNHIRNLKPGAGGEIQLTDAIASLLKEEPVFAYEYDGVRYDCGSKLGYLKASVEFALRHPEVSTEFAAYLKSRSLS, encoded by the coding sequence ATGCCATTAAGCACTAAAGCCGTTACCAAAGTCGTCTTCCCCGTTGCAGGTTTGGGCACACGCTTCTTGCCAGCCACCAAGGCTAGCCCGAAAGAGATGCTCAATGTCGTAGATAAACCGCTCATACAGTACGCAGTGGAGGAAGCGATTGCTGCTGGCATTACCGAAATGATTTTTGTCACTGGTCGAAGTAAGCGTGCCATCGAAGATCACTTTGATAAAGCTTATGAATTAGAAGCTGAACTCGAAGCCAAGAATAAAACTGCTTTACTGGAGATTGTTCGTAGCGTCAAACCCAGCCATGTAGATTGTGTCTATGTACGCCAGCCTGAAGCTTTGGGCTTAGGCCATGCGGTTTTATGCGCAGAAAAACTTGTACGTGATGAGCCTTTTGCCATCATCCTGGCCGATGACTTACTCGATGGCCAGCCACCAGTACTCAAGCAAATGCTCAAAGTATTTGATGAGCAAAATGGCTCCGTCTTAGCGGTGGAAAAAATTGACCCCTCTAAAAGTAGCTCTTACGGCATTATTTCTGGAGCAGAAGTATCCAAAGGTATTTATCGCTTAAATGGCATTGTAGAAAAGCCGCAGCCTAAGGATGCGCCATCTAACTTAGCGGTAGTGGGTCGCTATGTTCTGTCTTCAGATATCTTTAATCACATTCGTAATCTGAAGCCCGGTGCTGGTGGTGAAATCCAGCTTACTGATGCGATCGCCTCTTTACTAAAAGAAGAGCCTGTATTTGCTTATGAATACGATGGCGTGCGCTATGACTGCGGTAGCAAGCTTGGCTACCTCAAGGCTTCAGTAGAATTTGCTTTGCGGCATCCAGAAGTCAGCACCGAGTTTGCGGCTTACTTAAAGAGCCGTTCTTTAAGCTAA